The proteins below come from a single Clarias gariepinus isolate MV-2021 ecotype Netherlands chromosome 17, CGAR_prim_01v2, whole genome shotgun sequence genomic window:
- the tbc1d10ab gene encoding TBC1 domain family member 10A, whose product MSQIHIQGNGFQAKDGKSSSGLKGESSGSELELNGFPDTQADKYGFVGGSQQSTEDPAEDVPPEVLRQREVKWLEMLNSWDKWMSKKHKKVKLRCQKGIPPSLRGRAWLYLSGGKVKREQNLGRFQELDSQCGEPKWVDVIEKDLHRQFPFHEMFAARGGHGQQDLFRVLKAYTLYRPEEGYCQAQAPIAAVLLMHMPAEDAFWSLVQICEKYLPGYYSAGLEAVQLDGEILFALLKRASPVAHRHLKKHKIEPVLYMTEWFMCAFSRTLPWSSVLRVWDIFFCEGVKVIFRVGLVLLKCMLGSQEKLKACQGQYETMERLRAVELRFMQEGFLIKEILELPVSERDIEKEHLTQLRRWKEAHGELHCKSPPRMHGARAIMTAEPPSRQDLQQKPTIIVEPAQGIISSEDVEGKKEEKKTRKANKKKNKKDSSLDMTDQDQALQERSSSSQSQELLKDTSLHASSQSLSSTEHDTYL is encoded by the exons ATGTCTCAAATTCATATTCAAGGAAACGGATTCCAAGCTAAAGATGGGAAAAGTTCATCCGGGCTGAAAGGCGAGTCTTCGGGCTCCGAGTTGGAGCTGAACGGCTTCCCGGACACCCAGGCGGATAAGTACGGCTTCGTCGGCGGATCTCAGCAGAGCACCGAGGACCC AGCGGAGGACGTCCCTCCCGAGGTGCTGAGACAAAGAGAGGTTAAGTGGCTGGAGATGCTTAACAGCTGGGATAAGTGGATGAGCAAGAAACACAAGAAG gtAAAGCTGCGGTGCCAGAAAGGCATTCCACCGTCTTTGAGGGGTCGTGCCTGGCTCTACCTGTCTGGAGGAAAAGTGAAAAGGGAGCAGAATCTGGGCAGGTTCCAG GAATTGGACAGTCAGTGTGGAGAGCCAAAATGGGTGGATGTGATCGAGAAGGATCTCCATCGTCAGTTTCCCTTTCACGAGATGTTCGCCGCACGAGGAGGCCACGG GCAACAGGATCTGTTCCGAGTGTTAAAGGCTTACACACTTTACCGTCCAGAGGAGGGGTACTGTCAGGCTCAGGCTCCGATCGCTGCTGTGCTGCTTATGCATATGCCTGCTGAG gaTGCCTTTTGGAGTCTGGTGCAAATCTGCGAGAAATATCTGCCTGGCTACTACAGTGCGGGCctg gAGGCAGTCCAGCTGGATGGAGAGATCCTGTTCGCTTTACTGAAGCGTGCGTCTCCTGTGGCTCATCGACACCTGAAGAAGCACAAGATCGAGCCGGTGCTCTACATGACCGAGTGGTTCATGTGTGCTTTTTCACGCACGCTCCCATGGTCATCGGTGCTGCGCGTCTGGGACATTTTCTTCTGCGAGG GAGTCAAAGTCATTTTCCGTGTGGGCCTGGTGCTCCTGAAGTGCATGCTGGGATCACAAGAGAAGCTCAAGGCGTGTCAGGGCCAGTACGAGACGATGGAGAGACTCCGGGCTGTAGAGCTACGCTTCATGCAGGAGGGCTTCCTTATTAAAGAG attCTGGAATTGCCGGTGTCCGAACGAGACATTGAGAAGGAACATCTCACCCAGCTGCGCCGCTGGAAAGAAGCACACGGAGAATTGCACTGCAAATCTCCTCCCAGAATGCATGGTGCTCGGGCCATCATGACCGCTGAGCCTCCCAGCCGACAGGACCTGCAGCAAAAACCCACCATCATCGTGGAGCCGGCACAGGGCATCATCAGCTCTGAAGATGTAGAGGGAaagaaggaggagaaaaagacaagaaaagcgaataaaaagaagaacaagaaagaCTCTTCACTCGACATGACCGATCAGGACCAAGCACTGCAGGAGCGGTCTTCATCCAGCCAATCACAGGAGCTGCTAAAGGACACAAGTCTTCATGCATCCAGTCAGAGTCTGAGCAGTACAGAACATGACACGTACCTGTAG